One stretch of Streptomyces hygroscopicus DNA includes these proteins:
- a CDS encoding GntR family transcriptional regulator gives MDWRQLRHSTLSRPDALAVGLERLILSGELPPGSRVPPERELAESLGVSRGSVREALRALASRGLVARRPGSGTVVLDPGATPRGDILASGLDATAELLQVMEVRACIEPSVTARAARRATPADIVQLHALLDAMRREPTRREFTDLDRTFHRAIAQYTRNPLLLRLLDRVYEIGEPGRRETSLSATRRRATIEEHQAILRAIEARDPEAARAASETHLDSVLHRIEEQRRRTEARGGGVEAGDGGVEAGGR, from the coding sequence ATGGACTGGCGGCAACTGCGGCACTCCACCCTGTCGAGGCCGGACGCCCTGGCCGTCGGCCTGGAGCGGCTGATCCTGAGCGGAGAGCTGCCGCCCGGTTCCCGCGTCCCCCCGGAGCGGGAGCTCGCGGAGAGCCTCGGTGTCTCCCGGGGCTCGGTCCGCGAGGCGCTGCGCGCCCTCGCCTCCCGCGGACTGGTCGCCCGGCGCCCCGGCTCCGGCACCGTCGTACTCGACCCGGGAGCCACTCCGCGCGGCGACATCCTCGCCTCGGGGCTCGATGCCACGGCGGAGCTCTTGCAGGTCATGGAGGTGCGCGCGTGTATCGAGCCCTCGGTGACCGCGCGAGCCGCCCGGCGTGCCACCCCCGCCGACATCGTCCAGCTGCACGCCCTGCTGGACGCGATGCGACGGGAGCCCACGCGGCGGGAGTTCACCGACCTGGACCGCACCTTCCACCGCGCCATCGCCCAGTACACCCGCAACCCCCTGCTGCTGCGGCTGCTGGACCGGGTCTACGAGATCGGTGAGCCGGGGCGTCGCGAGACCTCGCTGTCCGCCACCCGCCGGCGCGCCACGATCGAGGAGCACCAGGCCATCCTGCGGGCGATCGAGGCCCGCGACCCGGAGGCGGCCCGAGCGGCCTCCGAGACGCATCTGGACTCGGTGCTGCACCGGATCGAGGAGCAGCGGCGGCGTACGGAGGCGCGGGGTGGGGGAGTTGAGGCGGGCGACGGGGGTGTTGAGGCGGGCGGGAGATAG
- a CDS encoding LysR family transcriptional regulator, which produces MDLIRHLRLFIVVAEELHFSRAADLLGMAQPPLSQSIRRLERELDLELFDRSARQVRLTAAGALLLEEARELLAREERLRTVMARVRDGELGTLRAGIPPQTPARTLHALLSACAEEFPGLRIDLQEVDTAEQVRLLAAARLDVGLVHHPVADADDLVLGPSAGVELGVVLPRSSPLARLSEVALADLTGHELFLFPRAAAPGWYDRVLDICREGGFTPPAVRHARNPEFLLGLVASGRGVAFDDGRVAGKEPRAAWRPLAGRPLMLWMSAVWQVHSAHPAAPAFARIAAEVIAREDPPRRLLTPPEGTSRPRPWSVVFEPGAGPATP; this is translated from the coding sequence GTGGATCTCATACGCCACCTGCGCCTGTTCATTGTCGTCGCGGAGGAGCTGCACTTCAGCCGCGCCGCCGATCTCCTCGGCATGGCACAGCCGCCGCTGAGCCAGTCCATCCGGCGGCTGGAGCGGGAGTTGGATCTTGAGCTGTTCGACCGCTCGGCCCGCCAGGTGCGTCTCACCGCCGCCGGTGCGCTGCTGCTGGAGGAGGCGCGCGAACTGCTCGCCCGCGAGGAGCGGTTGCGTACGGTCATGGCGCGGGTCCGCGACGGGGAGCTGGGCACGCTGCGGGCTGGCATACCGCCGCAGACGCCCGCCCGGACGCTGCACGCCCTGCTGTCGGCGTGCGCGGAGGAGTTCCCGGGGCTGCGGATCGACCTCCAGGAGGTGGACACGGCCGAGCAGGTGCGGCTGCTCGCCGCCGCCCGGCTCGACGTGGGTCTGGTGCACCATCCGGTGGCGGACGCCGACGATCTCGTGCTGGGGCCGTCCGCCGGGGTCGAGTTGGGGGTCGTCCTGCCCCGGTCGTCCCCGCTGGCGCGCCTTTCCGAGGTGGCGCTGGCCGACCTTACGGGCCATGAGCTGTTTCTCTTTCCCCGGGCCGCGGCGCCGGGGTGGTACGACCGCGTTCTCGATATCTGCCGGGAGGGCGGTTTCACCCCGCCCGCGGTCCGTCATGCCCGTAATCCGGAATTCCTGCTGGGGCTGGTGGCGTCGGGACGCGGGGTGGCGTTCGACGACGGGCGGGTGGCGGGCAAGGAGCCGCGGGCCGCCTGGCGCCCGCTGGCCGGCCGTCCGCTGATGCTGTGGATGTCCGCCGTATGGCAAGTGCATTCGGCCCATCCGGCGGCGCCCGCGTTCGCCCGGATCGCCGCGGAGGTCATCGCGCGGGAGGACCCGCCCAGGCGGCTGCTCACGCCTCCGGAGGGGACCAGTCGGCCCCGTCCGTGGTCGGTGGTCTTCGAGCCCGGCGCCGGTCCGGCGACACCATGA
- a CDS encoding beta-lactamase produces MGESGAPAPVDTALIEKRIAEVFAEADAEARLHAVDIDAPGRELGLGVDDQVVIASVFKILLVLEFARQADAGQLDPRERVVITAPDRLGGWGTAGCADDVEMSLRDLAYFALSVSDNSAADALMRRIGLDTVRLLAAELGLDRTRIVGGPRELLESMFEDAGATDEGEFAAVYPTLTFERLRRFRVLDPGHTTSSTPRDITTLLGLIWRDRAGSPAACALVRELMSRQVFRQRMASGFPDDVLVAAKTGTLPSLHIEAGVVRYPDGGRYAVAVFARTASAAAVRTAVDAAIGRAARLAVDALRRR; encoded by the coding sequence GTGGGGGAATCAGGGGCCCCGGCGCCGGTGGACACGGCGCTGATCGAGAAGCGGATCGCGGAGGTGTTCGCGGAGGCGGACGCCGAGGCCCGGCTGCACGCGGTGGACATCGACGCGCCCGGGCGCGAGCTCGGCCTCGGCGTGGACGACCAGGTCGTCATCGCGTCCGTGTTCAAGATCCTGCTGGTGCTGGAGTTCGCCCGGCAGGCCGACGCCGGACAGCTTGACCCTCGCGAACGGGTGGTCATCACCGCCCCCGACCGCCTCGGCGGCTGGGGCACCGCGGGCTGCGCCGACGATGTCGAGATGTCCCTGCGCGACCTGGCGTACTTCGCCCTGTCGGTGAGCGACAACTCCGCCGCGGACGCGCTGATGCGCCGTATCGGCCTCGACACCGTGCGGCTGCTGGCGGCCGAACTGGGCCTGGACCGCACGCGGATCGTCGGCGGGCCCCGGGAGCTGCTGGAGTCGATGTTCGAGGACGCGGGCGCGACGGACGAGGGGGAGTTCGCCGCCGTCTATCCGACGCTGACCTTCGAGCGGCTGCGCCGCTTCCGCGTCCTGGACCCTGGGCACACCACCTCCAGCACACCCCGCGACATCACCACCCTGCTGGGCCTGATCTGGCGGGACCGGGCCGGTTCCCCGGCGGCGTGCGCGCTGGTACGGGAGCTGATGTCCCGGCAGGTCTTCCGTCAGCGGATGGCCTCCGGCTTCCCCGATGACGTCCTGGTCGCGGCGAAGACGGGCACGCTGCCGAGCCTGCATATCGAGGCGGGCGTCGTCCGCTACCCGGACGGTGGCCGGTACGCGGTCGCCGTGTTCGCCCGTACGGCCTCGGCCGCGGCGGTACGTACGGCGGTGGACGCGGCGATCGGGCGGGC